One region of Anoplopoma fimbria isolate UVic2021 breed Golden Eagle Sablefish chromosome 10, Afim_UVic_2022, whole genome shotgun sequence genomic DNA includes:
- the zdhhc3b gene encoding palmitoyltransferase ZDHHC3: protein MKSPAHRTRDIERQAGYLRPEHCAPPPPRNGSDTMWFIRDGCGIVCGVITWFLVFYAEFVVVFVMLLPAKNVIYSLFNGLIFNGLGFLALASHFKAMCTDPGAVPKGNATKEFIESLQLKPGQVVYKCPKCCSIKPDRAHHCSVCKRCIKKMDHHCPWVNNCVGESNQKYFVLFTMYISLISFHSLILVALHFVFCFEEDWTKCSNFSPPATVILLILLCFEGLLFLIFTAVMFGTQVHSICTDETGIEQLKKEERRWAKRSKWMNMKVVFGHPFSIAWLNPFATPDHGKADLYQYIV, encoded by the exons ATGAAGAGCCCGGCGCACCGCACCAGGGACATCGAGAGGCAGGCTGGCTACCTGAGGCCCGAGCACTGCGCCCCTCCCCCGCCACGCAACGGCTCCGACACCATGTGGTTCATCCGCGACGGCTGCGGCATCGTGTGCGGGGTCATCACCTGGTTCCTGGTCTTCTACGCCGAGTTCGTGGTGGTGTTCGTCATGCTGCTGCCCGCCAAGAACGTGATCTACAGCCTCTTCAACGGGCTGATCTTCAACGGCCTCGGGTTCCTCGCCCTCGCCTCTCACTTCAAGGCGATGTGCACAGACCCG ggAGCCGTGCCTAAAGGGAACGCCACCAAAGAGTTCATCGAAAGCCTGCAGCTCAAACCGGGACAGGTGGTGTACAAGTGTCCCAAGTGCTGCAGCATAAAGCCTGACAGAGCACACCACTGCAG TGTTTGCAAACGGTGCATCAAAAAGATGGACCACCACTGTCCCTGGGTGAACAACTGTGTCGGAGAGAGCAACCAGAAATACTTCGTGCTCTTCACG aTGTATATTTCACTAATATCCTTCCATTCGCTGATCTTGGTGGCCCTCCATTTCGTGTTCTGCTTTGAAGAAGACTGGACAA agTGCAGTAACTTCTCTCCACCAGCAACggtcatcctcctcatcctcctctgcttcGAGGGTCTCCTCTTTCTTATCTTCACCGCGGTCATGTTCGGGACCCAGGTCCACTCCATCTGCACCGACGAGACG GGTATCGAACAGCTCAAGAAGGAGGAGAGACGATGGGCCAAAAGGTCCAAATGGATGAATATGAAGGTGGTGTTTGGTCATCCGTTCTCGATAGCCTGGCTGAATCCCTTCGCAACACCCGATCACGGCAAGGCAGACTTGTACCAGTACATCGTGTGA